Genomic DNA from bacterium:
GTCTCCTTTTATAGGTTGCATAGAAAGCCGTTTTTTAGGAATTTTAGCTAACTTTTAAACACCTAAACACAATATGTTGTGGTTTCGCTAGGTAAGGCTACTATATAGAGGCTGAGTAGTTACTTAATATCTTATTAACCATTCTCTTTGCTATTTGAAGTGAATTCCTTATTTCTTCATCAGTAAGTTCAGATGCCACAATAAACGGATAGCGTTCTTCAACATAGTAATAAGTTATCTTTAGGCATTCTTGACGGAATTCTTCAAAAGATGGTTCATAGTTAACAACATCATTTAAAAGTGTTTCTAAGTTATGAATCCTTTTTAATTTCCATCTTTTTGACAAAAGATAGCCTTTTATATACTTTTCAAGTGATTGTTGGATATTAAATCCTGCACCATCAAGGTCACCAAGGTTAAGTAAATTTTCCGCCCTCTTCATCTCTTTTGCTCCAATTTTAAACCAATCTTCGGGATAAAGGGATTCATCTTTTTTCATAAAGCACTTCTCCTTTGGTTAATATCTCATCAATAATAAATTGGTCGCCTATTCTTATTCGGCTTTCTAATTCTTTTGGGGTAATAATAAGGGGTTCAAAAGGAATGCGTCGTGTTCTATCAGAAACAATCTGACAAACACTCACCCAGCGGTCAATAGGTCTTTCTTCAGTATCCTTAATAATAAACATATCTATATCACTATCTTCATCTGGTTTTCCATAAGCATAAGAGCCGAAAAGAATTATTTTTGATGGGTTATATGAAGATACTATTTTTGCTACTATTTCTGAAATTAACTTTTGCAATTCCCTCTTTTTGACCATTATAAAACCTCCAATATTGCGCCTGCGTCATTTAATTTTATATAACTAGGCCTTGGTCCCGGGCGCTATGACTTATGAAAACTTTGTAAGCGTTCAGCCACGGATGCACACAGATGAAACACGGAAAGTAACCGTTCAGCCACGGATGCACACAGATGAAACACGGATTTCCGTGAACCGTGTCCGGGAGTCATGTCCGTGATTAGGTTGTAGGGACAACCCTTGTGATTGTCCGCCTATGGAACGGACAGGGACAAGCCCTGTCCCTCCAACTCCGCCTTCTGTCCTCTATTATTTATCCGTGCTAATCCGTGTCAATCAGTGGCTAAAATAAGTCGATCTTCAGCCTTTTTGGGGGCTTTTATCCGAGAGGCTTCTGCAAAACTAACTTCATACAACTCGGCAGTAAATCTACTGGATGGCTTGACTCTTCCATTTAAAATATCCTCTACCATTCTTGCCGATGACAAGGGCATTGATTCTTGCCCACAATCTGGGCACATATACATAATCAAACCAGAAACAACGATGGATTCGCCGTTACGATGGAAAATCTTTTCTTCCTTCCTTTCCTCCATTGGGGATAGACAACCATTTGGGCATTGCATAACAATCATCTCCTCTTCGTTGTAATAATAAATGCTGGATTACAATCCTTTACTACAACCACAATACCACCCTTGGAAATTGTAAATTTATTGAATTTACCACGCGAACGTTCATCTTTCTCTTTCTTGTTAACTGTGCCAGTTAGAATTGTGTCTAAAACCTGATCGATTGATATGCCATTCTCCCACATTCGTTGAATCAAATGGGGTCCAAAAGTAATCCATTCAGAATTAACATCCTTACGAATTGTCTCTATCGACATAACTTATGACCTTATGATGATTAATAACCTCTTTAATTAAAAGAAGTCTATCAAAGGCAAAGTTGACTGCCGTCCTTCCTTTAAAATTTTCAATGCTTTCCCACCAATAATGGCTGAGAGGAGAGGATTAGCGTCTACGGCGAGCTCCCCTATATTCATCTTGTGGTTTCTTGGTCTTTACAATAACCTCCGCCCCCAAAATCTCTTTGATCTCTTCAATCTTCATCTCTACTTTACGATTACTGCCTCGAATTTACAGGCCTCAAGGCAGGCCCCGCATTTGATACATTTATCTTGGTTTATACTCTGTGGCTCTTCCTTCTCTCCAACAATCGCCTCAGTCGGGCAGGCCTTAACGCAGGCCAGGCAGCCCGAACATCTTTCGGGATCGATGGAATACCGAATCAGTTCCTTACAGACACCGGCCGGGCATCTCTTCTCTCGGATATGGGCCAGATATTCATCGCGGAAATAACGAATGGTGGAGAGCACCGGGTTTGACGCCGTCTGACCTAATCCACATAAAGAGACATCCTTGACCACCGCTCCCAATTCTTGTAAGAAGTCGATATCTTCCTCCCGGCCCCTGCCTTCAGTTATGTTGGTAACAATCTCAAGCATCGCACTGATTCCCTCCCGGCAGGAGCTGCATCTTCCACAGGACTCCCCATCGAGGAAGGTCAGAAAGTATTTGGCCACATCGATCATACAGGTATTCTCATCCATAACGATCATTCCGCCAGAACCCATGATCGAGCCAGCCTTGGCCAACTCCTCATAGTCTACCGGTAGATCGAGAAGACTCTCCGGGATACACCCACCGGAAGGTCCACCCGTCTGGACGGCCTTAAACCTCTTTCCGTTTGGGATTCCCCCTCCAATTTCATAGATCATCTTGCGCAGGGTGATACCCATAGGGACCTCAACCAGACCGGCATTGTTTATCTTTCCCGCTAAGGAGAAGACCTTGGTTCCCTTAGATGTCTCTGTGCCCATCTGGCTGAAGGGCTTCGCCCCCCAATTGATAATAACCGGGATATTGGCCCAGGTCTCCACATTGTTAATATTGGTCGGTTTGCCCCAGAGGCCTGATTGGATCGGGTAAGGTGGTTTCATCCTTGGTTCCGGGGCCTTGCCTTCAATGGAGGCGATCAATGAGGTCTCTTCTCCACAGACAAAAGCACCGGCGCCTCTAAATATCTTGACTTCGAAATTAAAGCCGGTGCCAAAGATATCCGAACCCAACAAGCCATACTCCTTCGCTTGCTCAACCGCTTTTTTCATCCTCTCCATCGCTAAGGGATATTCAATTCTTACATACACATAGCCTTCACAAGCGCCGATGGCGTATGCCCCAATAGCCATGCCCTCCAAGATTGAGTGAGGGTCGGCCTCGATAATCGAGCGATCCATAAAGGCACCCGGATCACCCTCATCGGCATTACAGATGACATACTTTGGTTCGCCTTCTGCCTTTCTACAAAGCTCCCATTTTAAACCGGTGGGGAATCCGGCCCCACCCCGGCCGCGAAGTCCTGAAGCCTTTATCTCCTGAATTACTTCCTCCGGGGTCATTGAGGTTAGCGCCTTTGATAAGGCCATATACCCACCGCGGGCAATATACTCTTCGATCTTTTCAGGATCAATCACCCCGCGGTTGCGAAGGGCAATTAATCTCTGGTCTTTAAAAAACGGGATATCCATCATCTTAGGGATGGGTGTCTCTTCCCCAGGAGGATAATACATCAAAGACTTTACCGGTCTACCCTTTAGAAAATGCTCCTTAACCAAGTAAGCAACATCCTCCTTTTTAAGGAGCTGATAGAAAATTCCCTCCGGCTGAACCATAAGAATCGGACCACGCACGCAAAGGCCGCTGGCACCCGTTGGAACTACCTGGACCTCCTCTTGTAAGCCCTGCTTTAGAATCTCAGCCTCCAGGGCCTCTTTTACCTGTAACGACCCATTGGAAATACAGTTTGTACATGTGCAAATCATGGCATTTGTTCGATACATCTCTCAGACCTCTTAAAGCAGCCTTTCACTTCCCAGTCCCAAGGCATACTCCTTTACTATCTCACCCGAAAGGACATGCTGGGTAAAGATTCTTTTAGCCTTTTCAGGAGTTAGGTCAATATATTTGACCGGAGGTTCATCCTGGACCTCGACGGTAACCATAGGTTCTCGACTGCAAAGACCGGCACAACTGGAGGTAGTAAGGAGGACATCCTTTACCTGTTCTCTTTCTATCTCCTCCATCAATGCCTTCATAATCGTCCTGGCGCCGGCAGCAATCCCACAGGTGCTCATATGAACGATGACCTTGGCCCGACCGGCGCCCTCACGAAGAAGGGTGGTTCGCCTTATCTCTTCACTGATCTTATCTAAGTCTTCAGGTCTTATCTTCGGCATACATCTCCTCGCTCTTTTTTCTAAGAGCGTGTCTGAAAAGTTGATGCGTTAATCAGCCACGTAGGGGCAAAATGTTTATAGTAGCCGTTTTTCTCATAAACCCAAGCTCCGTTAGAAGCGAAATGTTCAAGAAGTAAACTTAACAAAGCGAACATGTCGCCCCTAACGGGGCTAAAAATAACGGTGGGCGCTCATGTCTATAAACATTACGTCCCTAACGGGACTTTTCAGGCAGCCTCTAAGGTGTCCTATTTCGACCATTTAGTTATAAATTCTTTTAATTAGACCAAAACTTATCAGGGTTGAGGGCTCAAGGCCTCAAGCACCTTCTTGACCCTGGCCTGGGTCATATGGCCGTATAATTCTTCATTAACAGTCAATACCGGGGCCTGACCGCAGCAGCCAAGGCAGGAGACCGTCTCTAAACTGAATCTTTGATCATGGCTCGTCTCGCCCTCCTTGATATCCAAGCCCCTCTCAAAGGCGGCCAGGAGTCTGTCCCCTCCTTTGATATAGCAGGCCGTCCCAGTGCAGACCCTGATTGAGTAAAGACCCTTTGGGGTCAAGGTGAAGGCATCATAGAAGGTAGCGATCTGATAGATCAGGCTTAAGGGGAGGTCTAATTCCTCAGAAATATACCTTAAGATGTTTTCAGGGAGATATTTATACTCAATATTAACCTCATGGAGGATGGGCACCAGACTCCCCCTCTCTCCCCTATATTGGTCTATTATTCCTTTCATCTTTACCAGGTCCTCTGGTGAAAGTCTTATCTCGATCTTCTCTTCTGGCTCAAGGTAGATCTTATACTGGACCGGGCAATTTTCCACACAGGTCCGACAGCCGGTGCATTTTGATGAATCCACGAATCTTGGCCGCTTATTTATGGAGACGGTGAAGTGGCCTGCCTCTCCCTTAAGGTCTTCAATCTCTGCCTGGGTGATGATTTCGATGTTGGGATGGCGTCCGCAGTCAACCAGCTTTGGGGCCAGGATGCACATAGCGCAGTCATTGGTGGGGAAGGTCTTGTCTAACTGGGGCATATGACCTCCGATAGAGGGATTCTTCTCTACCAGATAGACCTTGAACCCCTGTTCAGCTAAGTCAAGGGAGGCCTGGATACCAGCTATTCCGCCACCAACCACCATGACTGCCCCAACTTTCCCATTTGCCATAAGCTATCTCCCCTTCACAACCTCGGTATTGTCAAAAGTTTTTTTACCCTCAATCTCTATTAACTCTCTATTGTCTTCGGATGAAATTCTATTATCTTTTCTTCTTCATCAAAACAGAGCTTAAACTTGCTAAATAGATCCAGTCTACCGATAACATTAAAGCCAATACCTAAGTTTCTTGAGAAGCCGATTGTCGCCTCAAACTCCTCAGTAGCCATCTGAATTTTGATTTGATGTAAATAAACCTTAATCTGAGAGCCATCCCCTACTGTGACATAATCTACTCTTCCATCCTCGAGCCTTAATCCCAAGATCTCTGTAACATCTGAGTGGAATATACTATAGCCTGCTCCCGAATCTACATAGGCATGAAATTTAACCCACTCTTCTTTATCCTTAAGTTTAAATCTAATTGGGACCATTGGGGCGAATCTTCCCCTAAATTCAATGTAAGGAAACCTCATAATAGGGTTACCATCTCTTCGTCAGTAGGAACATAGGTTATAGATACTTCTTCGTCTGGATACTGTTCTTTGGCTTTTTTGTATACCTCGATATTACTACTACCAATCGCCACAAGCTCATTCTTAATGATGGCAATATATTTCCCTGGATACTTTTCAGAGAACTCCTGAGAATGCCTTAATAGGTAATTTTCTTCCATTAGATTTACTACCTCCTCTAAATTCACCTGGGTGGGGCT
This window encodes:
- a CDS encoding nucleotidyltransferase domain-containing protein, whose product is MVKKRELQKLISEIVAKIVSSYNPSKIILFGSYAYGKPDEDSDIDMFIIKDTEERPIDRWVSVCQIVSDRTRRIPFEPLIITPKELESRIRIGDQFIIDEILTKGEVLYEKR
- a CDS encoding (2Fe-2S) ferredoxin domain-containing protein; translated protein: MPKIRPEDLDKISEEIRRTTLLREGAGRAKVIVHMSTCGIAAGARTIMKALMEEIEREQVKDVLLTTSSCAGLCSREPMVTVEVQDEPPVKYIDLTPEKAKRIFTQHVLSGEIVKEYALGLGSERLL
- a CDS encoding HEPN domain-containing protein; translated protein: MKKDESLYPEDWFKIGAKEMKRAENLLNLGDLDGAGFNIQQSLEKYIKGYLLSKRWKLKRIHNLETLLNDVVNYEPSFEEFRQECLKITYYYVEERYPFIVASELTDEEIRNSLQIAKRMVNKILSNYSASI
- a CDS encoding DUF4258 domain-containing protein, whose product is MSIETIRKDVNSEWITFGPHLIQRMWENGISIDQVLDTILTGTVNKKEKDERSRGKFNKFTISKGGIVVVVKDCNPAFIITTKRR
- a CDS encoding DUF5678 domain-containing protein, producing MEENYLLRHSQEFSEKYPGKYIAIIKNELVAIGSSNIEVYKKAKEQYPDEEVSITYVPTDEEMVTLL
- a CDS encoding NAD(P)H-dependent oxidoreductase subunit E, translating into MKGIIDQYRGERGSLVPILHEVNIEYKYLPENILRYISEELDLPLSLIYQIATFYDAFTLTPKGLYSIRVCTGTACYIKGGDRLLAAFERGLDIKEGETSHDQRFSLETVSCLGCCGQAPVLTVNEELYGHMTQARVKKVLEALSPQP
- the nuoF gene encoding NADH-quinone oxidoreductase subunit NuoF, producing MYRTNAMICTCTNCISNGSLQVKEALEAEILKQGLQEEVQVVPTGASGLCVRGPILMVQPEGIFYQLLKKEDVAYLVKEHFLKGRPVKSLMYYPPGEETPIPKMMDIPFFKDQRLIALRNRGVIDPEKIEEYIARGGYMALSKALTSMTPEEVIQEIKASGLRGRGGAGFPTGLKWELCRKAEGEPKYVICNADEGDPGAFMDRSIIEADPHSILEGMAIGAYAIGACEGYVYVRIEYPLAMERMKKAVEQAKEYGLLGSDIFGTGFNFEVKIFRGAGAFVCGEETSLIASIEGKAPEPRMKPPYPIQSGLWGKPTNINNVETWANIPVIINWGAKPFSQMGTETSKGTKVFSLAGKINNAGLVEVPMGITLRKMIYEIGGGIPNGKRFKAVQTGGPSGGCIPESLLDLPVDYEELAKAGSIMGSGGMIVMDENTCMIDVAKYFLTFLDGESCGRCSSCREGISAMLEIVTNITEGRGREEDIDFLQELGAVVKDVSLCGLGQTASNPVLSTIRYFRDEYLAHIREKRCPAGVCKELIRYSIDPERCSGCLACVKACPTEAIVGEKEEPQSINQDKCIKCGACLEACKFEAVIVK